From one Lolium rigidum isolate FL_2022 chromosome 4, APGP_CSIRO_Lrig_0.1, whole genome shotgun sequence genomic stretch:
- the LOC124706663 gene encoding ankyrin repeat and KH domain-containing protein mask — MSRAHQQPGGAGKLKPTPRALFSCGIFSTCTHPALSPTATPNNNVALGNGGGALKGGGGGSATPCTDGTASPLAEAVAAAALPSPPQWYQKQKAVQGVNSNGNGAGPSSSSSSSSSSASQSFTQWRLPVHHPPHASASAAGKVPVGADHALMMSAEEKFAAGEVVAALRAVEREMEAAASPKAVPAGVVAGVVAAVREPATARLAAKVLLVVLLEEGNREAALDAGAASAAVEAVAASGPAGATAERALASLELLCTAAGGAAAVRREALAAPVLARAVEGMSGRGRECAIGVLAAIYGGSGTEQGASPPPPEVVKAVVGAMQGECSARGRRKGAQLLRALQENGCLGLAWDGVGGS; from the coding sequence ATGAGCCGCGCGCACCAGCAGCCGGGCGGAGCCGGGAAGCTCAAGCCGACGCCGCGGGCGCTCTTCTCCTGCGGCATCTTCAGCACCTGCACGCACCCGGCGCTCAGCCCCACCGCCACGCCCAACAACAATGTCGCCCTGGGCAACGGCGGCGGTGCTCTCAAGGGTGGTGGAGGCGGGTCGGCCACCCCCTGCACCGACGGCACAGCCTCGCCGCTGGCGGAGGCGGTCGCGGCTGCCgcgctgccgtcgccgccgcagTGGTACCAGAAGCAGAAGGCGGTGCAGGGGGTTAATAGTAACGGTAACGGCGCCGggccgtcgtcgtcatcctcgtcctcctccagctccgcgtCCCAGAGCTTCACGCAGTGGCGGCTGCCCGTGCACCACCCGCCGCACGCCTCCGCGTCGGCGGCCGGGAAAGTGCCCGTCGGGGCCGACCACGCGCTCATGATGAGCGCGGAGGAGAAGTTCGCGGCCGGGGAGGTGGTTGCCGCGCTCCGGGCCGTGGAGCGGGAGATGGAGGCCGCGGCCTCTCCAAAAGCTGTCCCCGCGGGCGTCGTGGCGGGGGTGGTGGCAGCAGTTCGCGAGCCGGCGACGGCCAGGCTGGCGGCGAAGGTGCTGCTCGTCGTCCTCCTAGAAGAAGGGAACCGGGAGGCGGCTCTCGACGCGGGCGCGGCGTCGGCGGCCGTGGAGGCCGTGGCGGCGTCCGGCCCCGCGGGCGCCACGGCGGAGCGCGCGCTGGCGTCGCTGGAGCTGCTGTgcacggcggccggcggcgccgcggcggTGAGGAGGGAGGCGCTGGCCGCGCCGGTGCTCGCGCGTGCCGTCGAGGGAATGTCCGGGCGCGGACGGGAGTGCGCCATCGGCGTCCTCGCGGCAATCTACGGCGGAAGCGGCACCGAGCAGGGCGCGTCCCCGCCGCCCCCGGAGGTGGTGAAGGCGGTGGTGGGGGCGATGCAGGGGGAGTGcagcgcgcgcgggcggcgcAAGGGCGCGCAGCTGCTCCGCGCGCTCCAGGAGAACGGCTGCCTCGGCCTCGCCTGGGACGGCGTCGGCGGCTCCTGA